Within Campylobacterota bacterium, the genomic segment GGTGGTACCGAAGGGGAGCGTGGATAAGATTTTCATCAACACCACGGGACTGGGGGAGATCGTCCAAGCGGGGATCAGCTCGAACAACGTGAGCGAAGAGGACGTGATCCTCATCAACCGTGACATCGGATGCCACGGAGCGACAATTTTCGCCGCACGCGAGGGGATTGAGATGAGCAGTTCACTCAAAAGTGATTGTAACTCATTGTACCCACAGGTGAAAGCTCTCATCGATGCGGGGATTCGGATTACCGCGATGCGCGATGCGACGCGCGGAGGTGTTGCGGCAGTGCTCAACGAGTGGGCGAGACAGTCGAACGTCTGTATCGAGGTCGAAGAGGATAAAATCCCGATAAGCGATGAGGTCAAAGGGATCTGCGAAATGCTCGGATTCGAAGCGACGGCGTTGGCGAATGAGGGGACGTTTGTATTGGCGGTCAAAAAAGAGGATGCTCAACGTGCTGTCGAGGTCCTGCAAAGTTTCGAGGTATGTGCGATGGCATCGGTGGTAGGGGGAGTGAGCCAAAAGTATCCCCAAAAAGTCATCCTGAAAAGCCCTTGGGGAACGTCGCGCTTTTTAGAGACCCCAAACGGTGAATTACTGCCGAGGATCTGTTAATGCACGAGTATTCGATTGTTCAGGCACTATTGACCCAGTGCGAAGATATCGCAAAAGAGAACGAAGCCAAGTCGGTCACGAAGATCGTGGTTAAAATCGGCAAGATGAGCGGAGTTGAACCGCATTTGCTCGAAATCGCGTTTAATACCTTCAAGGAAAAAACGGTATGTGACGGGGCGGAGTTCGTGATGAACGTACAGCCGCTCGTGATCGAATGCAACGGGTGCGGAACGCAGACGATGCTCGAAGAGATATATTACAAATGTCCCGCATGTGAGAGTCTGGACGTCCGGGTGACCGACGGCGAAGAGATGTTTTTAATGAGCTTGGAGATGGAATAAAAGGAGAACGTCTTTACTGAAAGTTCATTCACTTTTAAGAATTTTTAATCTCTTTGGTTCCATAATGTTTTAACGATACAACACTACCAAAGGATAACGCGGATGCAGCACGAAGACTTGTGGAAAAAAATCAAAGAGCACCAGGAACTCTCACGACGGGATGTATTGAAATTGATGGCGCTTTCGCCTGTAGCTGCGGGAGTTTTGGCCTCATCCGCCGCAACCGAGGCGCATGCCGAAGCGTCCCAGGCAAAAGGGCGTATCGTCATCGTCGGAGGCGGATCGGGGGCATTGATGGTCCTCTCCAGGCTGCGCCGCGCTTTGGCCAATCCCGATATCACCATCATCGCTCCGAACGACAAACACGTCTATCAGCCCGGCCAGGTATTCGTTGCCGCGGGTGAATACGAGCCCGACGACATTACTTTCGACAACACCGGTTACATCGGCGAAGATGTGACGTGGATCCGCGACGAAGTCGCGACGTTCGATCCGGAGGGGAACAAGCTGCTCACCAAGGGGGGAAAACAAGTCGATTACGATTACCTCGTCGTCGCGACAGGGATGCAGTACCATTACGAAAAGATCGAAGGACTCAACGCCGGCCTGATCGGTCAGCACGGGATATCCAGCGTCTATCTGAGCGATCTGGCCAAAGGGACCGCAGAGGGGGGAACGATTACCCGCGATTGGTTCAATGCGGTGCGTGAAGCGGCCAAAACCTCCAAGCCCCGCGTCATCTTTACCCAACCTTCCACCCCGATCAAATGCGGTGGCGCTCCCCAAAAAATGCTCTACCTGTGCGACGATTATCTCAAGAGAGATAAACTCGATGCGGAATTTATTTTCGCCACCGCCGGAGAAAAACTTTTCAGTATCGAAGAGATCGAAGCGTCACTCACAAACGTGCAGAAACGCTACGGCAACATCACGAACAAATTCGGACACGAACTGATCCGCATCGACCCCGAGAAAAAACAGGCGACTTTCCTGCACAAATACCAGGTTCAGGGAGAGTACGACAAAGAGTACGAAGAGTACGAAATGATCGACAAAGAAGAGGAAGTGGTGCTCGAGTACGATTTCATCCATGTTTCTCCTCCCACGGCGGCGGTGGATGCGGTCGCCGATTCGATGCTGGGATGGCAGAAAGGGAACGCGCAAGGGTGGCTCGAAGTCGACCGCGAGACGCTGCAGCACCGCCGCTACAAAAATGTTTTCGGGATCGGGGACGTATGCGGTATCCCGATCGGAAAAACAGGGGGGACGGCGCGCCATCAGGGTCCAGTTGTCGTCAAAAACCTGATTGCCGTGATGGAGGGGAAAGAACCGGCCGAAAAATTCGACGGCTATACCGTCTGCCCGCTCAAGGTTTCCTACGGAGAGATCATCATGGCCGAATTCAATTATGACGGACTTGCCCCTTCATTTCCGTTAGACCCCGCCAAACCGCGCTGGATCTGGTGGATTTTCGACCTCTATATGCTTCAGCCGATGTACCGCTATCTCATGCTAAACGGCCTGATGTGATAAAAACGTGTTACGGATATACACAACGCAAAAGAAAGTCGAAATATAAGGCAGAGTAATTGACGCTGTTTTGGTCAGTTGGTACGTCACTTGCATTACCATACCTGAAGAGTATAAAAAATACGTAAAAAGGTGTGGAATGAGCAAAGAGTATGTGTTGAGCGACACCGATTTTCTGGTGTCGCAAACGGATGAAAAGGGACGGATCCTTTTCGCCAACGAAGATTTCTGCAAAATCGCCGGCTACACGCTTGATGAGCTGATCGGCCAACCCCATAACATCATCCGTCATCCCGATATGCCCAAAGCGGCGTTCAAAGACCTGTGGGATACCGTCAAACAAGGTCAAATCTGGACCGGCTACGTCAAAAACCGCACCAAAGACGGGGGATATTACTGGGTTTATGCGACCGTGTTCCCCAACATCGCGTGCGAAGAGGGTCAATGCGGATTCATGTCGTGCCGCCGCAAACCCTCTCGCGAAGAGATCGCCGAAGCCGAGAGCCTTTATCAAACGATGCGGCAGGGGGCTTAAATGAACCATACGACGAAAATAGCCCTTGTGGCGGCCGTGGGAATCGGCGGAACCGTTATCGGATTCATGAGTGCAAGCCCGGGCGTGATGGCGGCGGCTTCCGTCCTTACCGTCCTGGTCGCATCCGGGATGCTTTGGCAACCCTCCGCGCACAACGCCCAGATCGACGGATACCTCGACCAGTTTATGGAACTGATGTACTACAAACGCAACCGGATCAAACCGATCGACGCACGCCCCGGATCGCTTGAAGCCAAGCTGGGCGCTTTGGCCAAAGCGCACGAAGAGATGTTGCTCGCCGACACCCGGGTGGCCGGGGAAATGGTGCTGCTGGCCGACAAGGTGAGCCAGGGCCATTACCGCTGCCGGGTTGAGAGCGATACGAAAACTCCCCACGTCCACCTGCTGCGGATGACGATGAACAACATGCTCGACCAGACCGAAAAAAACATCGACAAGGCGATCCGCGTCCTTGAAGCCCTCGGCGAAGGGAAATTCGACACCCGTGCCGAGATCGGCGTCGAGGGGAAAATGGGGCAGATGCTCGCAAAAATCAACGAGCTCGGCAGCGCCCTGCAGCGGATGGAAGCGCAGAATACCGAAGCCAAAGAGGTGCTCAACAACAACACGCTTCACTTACGTCAGACGATCGAGGAACTCCGTTCGACGAAGTTCCTCGAACTCAACGGCATGATCAACACGACCGTCGAACGGATCCAGAACGTCGCGGGCAAAGAGCACGAACTTGCCGACAATCTTCAGGCCCTCACGGGGAACGTCCGCGAAACCAAAGAGATTCTGGTTACGATCGGAGACATTGCCGATCAGACGAATCTACTGGCGCTCAATGCGGCGATCGAAGCCGCCCGTGCGGGAGAACACGGGCGCGGATTCGCCGTTGTCGCCGACGAAGTGCGCAAACTCGCCGAGCGGACCCAGAAGAGCCTTGCCGAAAGCGCCGCGACGATCAATATCCTGATTCAGTCGATCAGCGACAACAGCGAAGCGCTGAACAAAAACATGGGTGAAATGATGGACCTCACGCAGTATGTGGGGAACGTCGACCGTAAGATGGAAGAACTGCTCGAGGCGATGGACGCGATGAGCTGAGGCTCATGCGCTGTAGGGGTGCAGCAGGATCGACGCCCCGTTGACGTCCCCTTTTTCGAGTTTCAGCGCCGCCGCATAAATGCGCCCGAGCATGCCCGTATGGGTGATGAGGGCGTCTTCGATCTCCTGATCGGGTTTGAGCTCTTCGACGATCCTCTGAATCGGTACGTTCATCAGCCCTTCGAGCAAAGAGAGCATCGCGATCAGACGGGTCCGCTCCACCGTTTTTTCTTCGGGATCGGGTGAGAGTTTGTGAAGAAGCGAAACCATCGTATCGATCCGTTTCTGGGCAAAAACGGTATAGGGATTCCGCTCATCGACCGATTTCGTCCCCGATTTGGAGTAGATGATCAGCATCAGCCACTGCATTAGATCCATTTTCCCCAGTTTTTCGAGCATTTCGCGCAGCGACGCCGTCCCTTCGAGATAGTGGGGATGGACTGAACGCAAAAACTGTATCAGCTGCAGCGATAGGCTCCCTTCCTGTTTGAAAAAGTGGTGGATTTCATCGAGCGAAGCGTCTTTTTGGAGCAGGGAAAACAGCGACATCACCTCCGAATACTGAGGGTCGATCCGTTTTTGGGTAATCAGATGCGCTTTGGCAAAATAAAATCCCTGAAAATACGCGAACCCGACCCCTTTGTACGCTTCGACGATTTCGTAAAATTCCACTTTCTGGGCGATCCATTTCATTTTTCCGTACGGGTTCGGGGCGAAACGGAACTGTTCGATGTCGGTTTGGGTGACGTCGAATTTGGCAAATTCGACGAACGGGAAAATAGGGGAAAAAGTTTCCAGGTAATGGGGGTGAAAAGAGGCGTTATCGAGCGCGAACCGGTAGCCGAGTGAGAAATAATAGCGGATCGCTTCATGGACGCGCGCGTTGATTTTGGTAGAGGCGGAGAGTTCGAAAACGAATTTCTCTTTGGGAAGGGTGCGGAGGATGTCGGTCAGCAGCAGGGGGCCGTCGGTATTGACGAATGCAAGAACGTCCCCGAACGCTCCCTCCGAACCGATTTGGTTAAGAAGATTCACGAGCACCGACGCCGTAGCGTGGCGAGGATCGTCGATGACGCATTCGCCGTAAGCGTTGCGGTAAAAAAATTCGTAGCCGACGATCTCTTCGGAAAGATTCAAAATCGGCTGTCGTGCCAGTTGTAGCGTACTGTTTAACATTGTTTCTCACTGTTCGTGTTGCTGAAGTGTACCGTAATTTGAGTATTATTTCAAAAAGAGATACACGATACGAATAGGCGGAACCGATGACGCAGGAACATAAAACGATCCATTTCAAAGACTACCTTCCCCCGGCTTATACCGTTGACGAATGCCGTTTGGAATTCATTATCGAGGAGGGCTCCACGCGGGTCGACAACGTCATGCGCATCGTCCGCCTCGATCCTGCCGCAACTGAACTGCGGCTTGACGGCGAGATGCTGGAACTCGAACTGCTGTGGGTCGATGAGGTTCTGTACTCCGAAACGATGTACCGTTCCGACGAAAAAGGGTTGAACATACCCCTCGATGCCGACGAAGCGACCGTCCGCGTCATCACCCGTATCTATCCGCATGAAAATACCGCCCTTGAGGGGCTCTACCGCTCGGGGGGGATCTGGTGTACCCAAAACGAACCCGAAGGGTTCCGCCGGATTACCTATTTTATTGACCGTCCCGACGTCATGACCCGTTTTACGACCAAAATCATCGCCGACCGCGAAAAATGCCCCGTGTTGCTGGGGAACGGAAACCTGCGGGGGACGGCGACGCTGGAGAACGGAAAACATCTTGCCCTCTGGGAAGACCCCTTTCCCAAACCTTCTTACCTTTTTGCCCTTGTAGCGGGAGACCTTGGGTCGATCCGGGATACGTTTACCACGATGAGCGGCAAAACGGTGGATCTTGCGATTTACTGCGATCCGGGGAACGAAGAGAAATGCCGTCATGCGATGCGTTCGTTGAAAAAATCGATGGAGTGGGACGAGTACACCTACGGGCGCGAATACGATCTGGAGGTCTACAGCATCGTTGCGGTCGACAGTTTCAATATGGGGGCGATGGAGAACAAAGGGCTGAATATTTTCAACTCCCACTACGTTCTGGCCGACGAGGATACTGCGACCGACGGTGATTTCATGGGGATCGAGAGCGTGATCGCCCACGAATATTTTCACAACTGGACGGGGAACCGCATCACCTGCCGGAACTGGTTCGAACTCACCCTCAAAGAGGGATTGACCGTTTTCCGGGACCAGTGTTTCAGCGCCGACATGAACTCCCCTCTCACCCAGCGCATCGACGACGTCCGCGCCCTTCGCGAACGACAGTTCGTCGAAGACGCGGGACCGACGGCCCATCCCATCAAACCCGACAGCTACATCGAGATCAACAACTTTTACACGGCGACCGTTTACGAAAAAGGGGCCGAGGTGATCCGGATGATGCATACGATACTGGGTCCCGAACGTTTCCGCGCCGCGATGGACCGCTATTTTGACACTTTCGACGGCCGGGCCGTGGGAACGGAGGAATTTTTATGGGCCATGCAGAGCGAAAGTCCGGTGGATCTGGATCGGTTCAAGCGGTGGTATTCTCAGGAGCGGACTCCTACGCTCGTCGTTTCGGCTCTCCACGATCCCCTCAAACGGCAGCTCCGTTTGAGCGTCGTTCAGCAAGTGCCCAAAAACACCAAGAACCTCGAACAGCTCCCTTACGCCATGCCGTTTAAAATCGCCCTGTTGAACGGGAACGGCGATCCTTATCCGCTTCAAACCTCCGACATCACCGTTTTGCACGGCGACGTGCTCTGGATCGAGGAGGAGAAGCACGAGATCGTGTTCGAGGAGATCGAGGTTCCCCCGGTGCTGTCTTTGAACCGTGGATTCAGCGCCCCGGTCATCGTGGAATGCCGGCAGCTCGATTATCCGTTTCTGATGGCCCGCGACGGCGACGGCTTTGTCCGCTACGAAGCGGCCCAGCGTTT encodes:
- a CDS encoding methyl-accepting chemotaxis protein — encoded protein: MNHTTKIALVAAVGIGGTVIGFMSASPGVMAAASVLTVLVASGMLWQPSAHNAQIDGYLDQFMELMYYKRNRIKPIDARPGSLEAKLGALAKAHEEMLLADTRVAGEMVLLADKVSQGHYRCRVESDTKTPHVHLLRMTMNNMLDQTEKNIDKAIRVLEALGEGKFDTRAEIGVEGKMGQMLAKINELGSALQRMEAQNTEAKEVLNNNTLHLRQTIEELRSTKFLELNGMINTTVERIQNVAGKEHELADNLQALTGNVRETKEILVTIGDIADQTNLLALNAAIEAARAGEHGRGFAVVADEVRKLAERTQKSLAESAATINILIQSISDNSEALNKNMGEMMDLTQYVGNVDRKMEELLEAMDAMS
- the hypE gene encoding hydrogenase expression/formation protein HypE, which gives rise to MTKTITLAQGNGGEENNELIKKVFYKAFKNEILERSEDAAVIGNLAMTTDSFTVSPLFFAGADIGKLAVCGTCNDLAMMGAQPKYLTCSVIIEEGFEVESLERIVESMRSELSINGAVVVSGDTKVVPKGSVDKIFINTTGLGEIVQAGISSNNVSEEDVILINRDIGCHGATIFAAREGIEMSSSLKSDCNSLYPQVKALIDAGIRITAMRDATRGGVAAVLNEWARQSNVCIEVEEDKIPISDEVKGICEMLGFEATALANEGTFVLAVKKEDAQRAVEVLQSFEVCAMASVVGGVSQKYPQKVILKSPWGTSRFLETPNGELLPRIC
- the hypA gene encoding hydrogenase maturation nickel metallochaperone HypA, giving the protein MHEYSIVQALLTQCEDIAKENEAKSVTKIVVKIGKMSGVEPHLLEIAFNTFKEKTVCDGAEFVMNVQPLVIECNGCGTQTMLEEIYYKCPACESLDVRVTDGEEMFLMSLEME
- a CDS encoding PAS domain-containing protein, whose product is MSKEYVLSDTDFLVSQTDEKGRILFANEDFCKIAGYTLDELIGQPHNIIRHPDMPKAAFKDLWDTVKQGQIWTGYVKNRTKDGGYYWVYATVFPNIACEEGQCGFMSCRRKPSREEIAEAESLYQTMRQGA
- a CDS encoding FAD-dependent oxidoreductase, whose product is MQHEDLWKKIKEHQELSRRDVLKLMALSPVAAGVLASSAATEAHAEASQAKGRIVIVGGGSGALMVLSRLRRALANPDITIIAPNDKHVYQPGQVFVAAGEYEPDDITFDNTGYIGEDVTWIRDEVATFDPEGNKLLTKGGKQVDYDYLVVATGMQYHYEKIEGLNAGLIGQHGISSVYLSDLAKGTAEGGTITRDWFNAVREAAKTSKPRVIFTQPSTPIKCGGAPQKMLYLCDDYLKRDKLDAEFIFATAGEKLFSIEEIEASLTNVQKRYGNITNKFGHELIRIDPEKKQATFLHKYQVQGEYDKEYEEYEMIDKEEEVVLEYDFIHVSPPTAAVDAVADSMLGWQKGNAQGWLEVDRETLQHRRYKNVFGIGDVCGIPIGKTGGTARHQGPVVVKNLIAVMEGKEPAEKFDGYTVCPLKVSYGEIIMAEFNYDGLAPSFPLDPAKPRWIWWIFDLYMLQPMYRYLMLNGLM
- the pepN gene encoding aminopeptidase N, yielding MTQEHKTIHFKDYLPPAYTVDECRLEFIIEEGSTRVDNVMRIVRLDPAATELRLDGEMLELELLWVDEVLYSETMYRSDEKGLNIPLDADEATVRVITRIYPHENTALEGLYRSGGIWCTQNEPEGFRRITYFIDRPDVMTRFTTKIIADREKCPVLLGNGNLRGTATLENGKHLALWEDPFPKPSYLFALVAGDLGSIRDTFTTMSGKTVDLAIYCDPGNEEKCRHAMRSLKKSMEWDEYTYGREYDLEVYSIVAVDSFNMGAMENKGLNIFNSHYVLADEDTATDGDFMGIESVIAHEYFHNWTGNRITCRNWFELTLKEGLTVFRDQCFSADMNSPLTQRIDDVRALRERQFVEDAGPTAHPIKPDSYIEINNFYTATVYEKGAEVIRMMHTILGPERFRAAMDRYFDTFDGRAVGTEEFLWAMQSESPVDLDRFKRWYSQERTPTLVVSALHDPLKRQLRLSVVQQVPKNTKNLEQLPYAMPFKIALLNGNGDPYPLQTSDITVLHGDVLWIEEEKHEIVFEEIEVPPVLSLNRGFSAPVIVECRQLDYPFLMARDGDGFVRYEAAQRFGIETLEAMMRGENADERFVESFGAVLADRSIEPMFKAQLLELPSIASLMQRQSVIDVESIASAIERLKRTLAERYGTILRDQITILYDPSDTSISGESMGRRALKNRLLGLLMSLGAEEDAQLCHTHYTRSLTMTERLGALELLENYAPVHAEGALEHFYARYRDQTLVMNKYFAVRASSHREGTLERVRGLQEDPAFDIKVPNLVRALIGSFARNPVAFYHRSGEGYRFIADKILQIDPLNPQVASGLAGAFKNYARLCGEHKPMMGGELERIKNHPGLSDNVYEIVSKILGTP